Within the Cyanobacterium sp. T60_A2020_053 genome, the region AAATTGGGTATCGAAGTAGAAATAACTCAGCCGGGTAGGTGGCAAGTGTGGGCAAAACGAGACGTGTACCATAACCCATTGCTGAAAAGATTATTACTGCAAACCATTAAAGCAGAAGAAAAAAACGAGCAAGTTTATATAGAAAGTAGCTACTTGATCGAAAAGCCTCAAGTGGCTTTTACCGTGGGTGAAAAAACCCATCAGGTGACGAATTTAGAAATTACTACCGCCAAAAATTTAGTACAAGTACAAGACGGTAAGGATGGCAAAAATCGGCTTTATGGAGGCAAACTTATCATTCAGCCTAATGCTTACGGTGATTATACTCTAGTTAATAAAGTGGACATTGAAACTTATTTGCGCGGAGTTGTACCTCATGAAATAGGAGGGAGTGCGCCCCTCGCCGCCGCCGAAGCACAAACCATCATCGCTCGTACTTATGCCCTCCGTAATACTCGCCGTTTTGTTGCCGATAATTACCAACTATGCGCCACCACTCACTGTCAAGTATATTATGGTATCGGCGAAACTTCCCCCCAGTCAGATCGTGCCATTAATGCTACCCGTGGCTTAGTATTAACCTATGAAAATGAATTGGTTGATGCGTTGTATTATTCTACTTCTGGAGGGGTAACAGCGCCCTTCAGCGACACTTGGAATGGAAATGATCGACCTTACCTCAAATCTGTTATTGATGCACCTCAACCTATGTGGGATTTAGCAAAATTTCCCCTTAATGTTGAGGCTAATTTGCGCCGTTTTATTAGCATGAAAAGTGGTTTTAACGAGGATGGGCGCCGACTTTTTCGTTGGGACCGTTCTCGTAGTATAAATGATCTTAATAGTGATCTGCGTAAATATTTAGAGAGGATTCGTCATCCTTTAGTCAATTTTACTACCATTGAAAACATGACTATTACTAAACGCTCTACTTCCGGGCGCATTTTAGAGTTAATGGTTAAGACAGATTTAGGGGTTGTATCCCTCAAGAAAAATGAGGTGAGAAGTGCTTTTCAGCCCCCAATTAGCACTTTATTTTACCTTGAACCTGTTTTAAGTCAAAATAAGAAAATTGAAGGCTATAGATTCATTGGTGGTGGTTTTGGTCATGGTGTCGGTTTGAGTCAATTTGGTAGTTATAATTTAGCAAATCGAGGTAAAAACTTCCGTGACATCCTACAATTTTATTATCCGGGCGCTAAAGTTGAGCCTCTCAATGATTCCATTATCTGGTGGCAATAGTATGAATTATGAATTATGAATTATGAATTATGAATACTTAGTCATGGGTGCGTAAATCCTAAATTGTCCATTATTTTTACTTATTTATTTCAACATGACAAAAATTTTATTCATCAGTAATGGTCACGGAGAGGATTTAAACGCTAGTTTAATAGCAGAAGCGTTAAAAAATCTTTGCCCTCATGGGGAAATCTCGGCTTTTCCTATTGTGGGTGAAGGTATGATTTATCGCAATAAACATATTGAAGTAGTAGCGCCCACCAAAATTATGCCATCGGGGGGGATGTTTTATCAAAATTCCCGTAACCTTTGGCGTGATATATTTTCAGGTTTCATCGGTTTAACTATCCGTCAATTAATCACCTTACGATACATCGCTAAAAATTATGATTTGGTGGTGGGTGTTGGGGATGTTGTACCAATAATTTTGGCTTTTTGGGCAGGACGACCTTTTTTAATGCTCTTTGTGGCTTACACTAGCTACTATGGGAGCAATATTAAATTACCTTTTCCCTGTGAGTTGTTAGCTAAATCTTCTCTGTGTCGAGGTATTCTTACTAAGGATCAATTTACTGCCGAAGATTTACAAAAACAGGGTATCAAGCAAGTAGAATGTTATGGTTATCCTATTATGGATGCTTTGCCACTCGGTGAAGTGCGCCCTTCAACCACTGTCAAAAATTCAGCCACTATCGCCATTTTACCGGGTAGCCGTATTCCTGAAGCAGTTAATAATTTGGCTTTACTATTACCAGTATGTGAAAAGTTAACGGAAATCAGTCAAGAAAATTACCTTTTCCGTACTGCTTTAGTATCTGCCTTTAACTTAGATTATTTAAAATTTATTAGTCAAAATTATAACTATGATTTAATTGAAAATAACTCAGATTACATACTAACTAAAACTATCAATGATCGTATTATTAATATTGAATTATATTATCATAAATTTAGTGATATTTTGCATAGTTGTGATTTAGTTTTAGGTATGGCTGGAACTGCCATAGAACAAGCCGTAGGTTTAGGTAAGCCTGTGGTACAGGTTACGGGCGCTGGTCCTCAATTTACCGCTAATTTTGCCCGATCACAAATGCGTTATTTAGGTACTAATATTAAAACTATTTTTCAAGAGCAAGAAGAAGATTTTGCGATGAAGGGCGCTGAAGAAATTGTCAAAAGTTTAGCTAATAAAGACTATTTAGAACAATGTAAAATTAATGGTAAAACTAGGGTGGGGGGCGCTGGTGCTTCTGTTAAAATTGCCGAAAAAATTATGGCAATTTTGTCTTAAATAGATGGTATATCCCTCTTTTATCACTTTCCGAAAACATTTGCCATTCTGAAATTACAAGAGCTTTATTAGCAAAATATTTCAAGACTTTTTAAGTAATAAAAATTATCAGATTTTAAAAATGCCTGAAATTAAATCTACTAAAGCAACTCTATCGGAAAGTGACTGATCAGGGATATTTATGAAAAAGCACAGGAGTATATCAAGGGAAAAACTTATTATTAGGTACAATTTTCTTCTCAATGTCCTTATATCTTAGAAGACTTATTGAAATTGTAACGGTGGAGTGCGCCCTCCACCCCATGCCAAAACCTATTGCCTCTTACTCCTTACTTAAAAAGCGCCCTTCACCGTATATTACAAAATGTTAAGTTTTCCATAAAGACTCTTAATTTGGTAAAGTATATAACGAATAAGTCTAACTATACTTAAAGTTCTGGTTTTCATGCCCTAATTATTAGAAAATTAGCGATGATAAGTAGAATTTACGATTTAAAATTTAAAATTTAGTAAAAAGAACAATGAGAGGTCAAAAAATGAGGTTTCGTAACCTATTAATCGCTTTCTTCATGATTTTCTGTATCGGTTTCTTGAGTGCTTGTAGCGATAACTCTGCCCAAGCCTACGATCCTAACACTACCACCTATGACGAAATCGTTAACACTGGTTTAGCGAATAAATGTCCCCAAATTTCTGAATTTACCCGTGGTACTATTGACATCTCTGTCGATCAGCCCTTGGCAGTAGTGGATATGTGTTTAGAGCCTCAAGAGTATTTCGTTAAGGAAGAGCCTGTTAGCAAAAGAAAAGAAGCAGAATTTATCGAAGGTAAAATTTTAACCAGAGATACCAGTAGCTTAGAGCAAATTCGTGGTACTATCGCCACCAACGAGGAAGGAGTTTTAACTTTCCAAGAATTAGATGGTATTGATTTTCAAATTATCACCGTCTTATTACCCGGTGGTAAACAAGTTCCTTTTTTCTTCACCATTAAAAAATTAACGGCGGAAACTGAACCCGGTTTCACTTCTGTTAATACTTCTACTGATTTTGTGGGAGATTTTAAAGTGCCTTCCTATCGTGGTGCTTCTTTCTTAGACCCTAAAGGTCGTGGTTTGACCAGTGGTTATGATAACGCTGTGGCTTTACCAGCGGGCGCTGACAACTCTGATTATCTCCGCAGTAATTTAAAACAAGCTGATACCATGGAAGGGGAAATTTCTTTACAAATCACTAAAGTTGATAGTGAAACTGGCGAGATTTCCGGTGTCTTTGAAAGTGAACAGCCTTCTTCTACCGATTTAGGTGCTGAAGAGCCTGAAGAAGTGAAAATTCGTGGTGTATTCTACGCTCGTTTAGAACCTCAAATTTAAGTTTTTCATCAAAGTTGAAAGGGTTGAAGAATGTTCAACCCCTACGAATAAATCGAGGTTTTAAAGCCTCGATTTTTTGCTCATAAAATGTTATTGTTAAGGGCTATTAAAAAATTAGTAGAGTCAAAGTGAGAATTTTAGTAGTTGGTAATGGTGGCAGAGAACACGCACTTACTCAAAAATTGTTAGAATCCCCTACGGTAGAAAGGGTTTTTTGTACTCCGGGCAATGGTGGTACAGCAGTATTAAAAAAAGCTGAAAATATTGCCATGGCGGTGGATGATTTTGAGTCAATATTGTCATTAATTAAGGAAAATTTTATCGATTTGGTAGTGGTTGGTCCTGAATTACCCTTATCTTTGGGTATTACCGATTACTTACAAGAGCATAATGTTAAAGTATTTGGACCAACTAAAGCCGGAGCAACCATTGAAGCGAGTAAGTCTTGGGCTAAAGCATTGATGAAAGATGCTTTTATTCCCACTGCTGAGGCTGAAACTTTCCAAAATCTCACCCTCGCGCAAAATTACATTAAAGAAAAAGGCGCACCTATTGTCATCAAAGCGGATGGCTTGGCAGCCGGTAAGGGCGTAGTGGTAGCTATGAGCGAAGCAGAAGCGTTAGAAGCTGTGGAAGAACTTTTTGCCCAAAATTTCTCCACCGTGGTCATAGAGGAGTTCCTAACGGGGCAGGAAGTATCAGTTTTAGCTCTCTGTGATGGTCAAACGGTTATCCCTTTAATTCCGGCTCAAGATCATAAACAAATTGGGGAAGGAGACAAGGGCGCTAATACTGGGGGGATGGGCGCTTATGCCCCGACTCCTTTGGTGAATCAAGATTTATTAGAACGTATTACCAGAGAAATTTTAGAGCCTACATTAAAGGCTTTACAAGGAAGGGGCATTGATTATCGGGGGGTGTTATACGCTGGTTTGATGATTACTCCAGAAGGTGCGCCGAAAACCCTTGAATTTAACTGTCGTTTTGGCGATCCTGAAACTCAGGCGGTGTTACCCATGCTCAAAACTCCTTTGGCGGATGTACTTCTCGCCTGTGCGGAACAACGTTTGGCAGATTTTCCTCCTTTAGAATGGCATGATGGTTATGCGGTTTGTGTGGTGGCTTCTTCTGCTGGTTATCCGGGTAGTTATGACAAGGGTAAGGTTATCTTTGGTATTGATACGGCGCAGGGGCGAGGGGCGCTGGTTTTCCATGCTGGAACGAAATTAAATTCTCAGGGGGATTTACTCACCGATGGAGGAAGAGTTTTAGGTGTCACCAGTCGAGGAAATGATTTAGCCACTGCTATCAATTTTGCTTATGATGCTATTCAGTATATTGACTTTGAGGGCATTTACTATCGCCGTGATATTGGTCATCGTGTGTTAAAAGGGCAAAGGAATGTAGAATTTAGAATGTAGAATTTAGAATTAATAATTTTTGGTTGGGATGGAAAAAATACAATATTTTTAGAGAAAAAAGTCAATTTATGACACTTTTTGTTATGTAGAATAGACTTTGAACCTCTGTTTAATAAGGGTTTTGATTTATTTAGCAGACCCTAATTGTTTTCTAAATTATAAATTCCAAATTTTCTCCCCCTTCTCCTTTTCTCCCCTGCTTCCCTTTCTCCCTCTGCTTCCCCTTCTCCCCATCCCCTCATCTCCCTTTCCCACAAAAAAATATGCTCAAATCATTATCAGAATTATCCCTCAAGGAAAAAATTGGACAACTAATCATAGCGCGCACCACCGGACATTTATTCGATCATCAAATCCAATACCCAGCTTGGGAAGCCACTAACCAACAGTTACAAACATGGTTAGGGGAATATAATTTGGGGGGAGTAATTCTTTTGGGGGGTAGCGCGGCGGAAGTAAAAATGCGCACGTCACAACTACAACAATGGGCAAATCTTCCCCTGTTAATTTGTACTGACATCGAGGAAGGAGTAGGGCAAAGGTTTACGGGCGCTAGTTGTTTTCCACCGCCTATGGCATTGGCGCAAATTGCCAAAACTAACCTTGATTTAGCCACCAAATACGCTTATGAAATGGGTAAAATAACCGCCCAAGAAGCCCTAGCTATTGGTATTAACTGGATTCTAGCGCCCGTCACCGATGTTAACAATAATCCTGATAATCCTGTCATCAATGTGCGCGCTTTTGGGGAAGATGCGCCCACCGTGGCACAATTAACCAGCGCGTTTATTAAAGGTACACAAAATTATCCTATCCTCAACACCGCTAAACATTTTCCGGGGCATGGTGATACTGCTACGGATTCTCATTTAACTTTACCCGTTATTACTCACGGTGAAGGGCGCTTAAATAACCTCGAATTAATCCCGTTTGAAGAAGCCATTAAGTCGGGGGTAGATGCTATTATGACAGCGCACCTCCTCGTTAATGCTTACGACTCCCAAAAACCAGCGACCATTTCTCCCACAATTTTAACCAATTTACTGCGCCAAAAAATGGGTTTTGAGGGTTTAATTGTCACCGATGCCCTCATTATGGGCGGTATCACTCAATACGCTTCCCCCCCTGAAGTGGCACTTTCTGCTTTGGTGGCGGGCGCTGATATTCTTCTAATGCCTGAAAATCCCCCCGTGATTATTGATTACCTCGTGGAAGCCGTTAAAAAAGGCGATGTCAGCGAAAGTCGCATCGATGCCAGTGTAACTAAAATCCTTCAAGCCAAACAAAAATTGTCTACATCTGAAAAAAATAGTATTCCACAAAATTTTAACCAAATTAGCAATAAGGTGGCTTTAACCATAGTAAATGACATTTTAAAACAAAGTAATCATTTACAAGGTAATATACCTATTAAACCAGTGGCAGAAGGGATAAATATAATAATAGTTGATGACGTTTTAAACTGTGATTTTTTACCTCGACAAACTCCAGCCGTGATTTTACCGCAAATTAAAGGCTATCAAACGCAAATTTTTGACAGTCGCACTTTTTACTTATTAGAGATGGTAAACTTTGAGCAACCGTTCATTTTGCAAATCTTTCAGCGCGGTAATCCCTTTAAGGGCGCTGTTAGTTTAAGTCATAGTAGCCAAAAAATCTATCAAAAGTTACTACAATCACCACAAATACAAGGAGTTTTACTTTACGGTAGCCCTTATCTACAATCATGGGTTAAACAATATATCCCATCTTATCTACCTTTCGGCTTTTCTTATGGACAAATAGAAGGTGCTCAAAAAAGTTTATGTAAAGTAATGTTACAAATATCTACAGATGATGACATCAAAACGGGGGAGTTTATGTAGCTTAAATAACAATTAGACTAGAGACACCAATACATTGAAAAAGAATCTTCAAAAAATCTGTAATGTAATATACAGAAAATGGTTCTTTACTGAAACTGTGAGTTAAACTATAGTGAAAAGTAAGCAGATTAAATTTACGAGGAAAAGCAGATGCAAACTATAGAAAGAGTTGCCACTCAATATTCCATCGACATGATCAAAGACGAAGTGCGCCATCTGGTGGAAAATGGCAATGTTAGCCGTCATCAACCTATCTATATTCTATGTCAATTCATTCCAGCACGGGAATGGGTATATGTAGAATGTGAATTGGAGAAATGCGATTTTCTCCTCAGAGATCAAATAGGCGACTTGATTGCCCATGAAAATTGGGAAAATGACTAAAATTGCATAGTGTGACGGGCGCTGGTTTTTAATTAACCATGTATCATTGACAATGATTTAAGATGATAATGTGGGGTGATCAGCTTTTAGTTATCACTTCTTAATTTTTACCATTTTCAAATCCATTCGGATGAAAGCTAATACCACTAATCGGAAATTTACTCCAGCGCACATCGCCCAAGCCAAGGAAATCAATTTAACACCATTACTAAATCAGCGCCCATCGGTGCGAGGTATTACCATTGACGATGCTACCACAGTAGATCGAGATGATGGCATTTGGCTAGAAGAAAAAAGCAACGGTAACCTTGAATTACAGGTTAGTATTACTGATATAGCGGAAATTGTCGAAATTAACTCACCCATCGATCAAGAAGCCTTAAAACGGGTAGTAACTTTATATCATACCCATCCCCCTACCCCAATGCTACCAGTTAATATTAGCACAAACTTAGGGTCACTTAATCAAGGGGAAACAAGATTAACCATTACCGTGTTTTTTGAATTATCCCCCCAAGGAGAGATAATCTCTAGTCGTATTGAGGAAACAAAATTTCATAGCTTAAAGGCATTTAGTTACAAAGAAGTAGAAGAAATATTACGAAATCCCAGTAACAATCAAGAAGAATTACTATTAATTAAAATTCAACAAATAGCCCAAAAATTCGCTAAAAATAGACGAGGAAAATCGGGAACTTTAACCGCAGAAGGCTATATCGATGAAGACGGAAATTTGATAAAAAATAACATCAATACCCAACAGCTAATCGCTGAATTGATGATTTTAACTAATACTACCATTGCCAACTTATTAGCCCAAGAAAAAATACCAGCAATTTATCGCACCCAAGATGTAGGTATTGCCGATTTAACTCAAGCTGTCAAGGAAATGGGGCATTGTTTAGTACCAGCTATATATGAAGTGGAAGCCAAATCTCATATTGGTTTGGGTATCAAGGCTTATTGTCATTTTACCAGCCCCTTACGGCGTTTTGTAGACTTAGTAAATCATCGTATTATTAAGGCTTTTATTAATAACAAAAAACAACCTTATCAACTTGAAGAATTAATTGCAATAGCTACTGAAATTAACGATTTTTATATTCAATTAAAACAAAGTTTAGAAAATTACTTAAAAACTAAACATCGTCAACAACAAACCGCTAAATATGCTAATATTAGCGACCAAGAAATTGAACAGCTTTCCTCAGAAAAATTTTCAGAATTAATCGAATATACAGTTATTCACGGGGATATTAATACATTAATTATCCACTTAGAAAATAGACTTAAAGATTTAAAACCAAAAGACTTTTACTATCTTTGGTTTGTGGGTAAATTAAATTTATTTTTTGATGTTGATAATATCGATGCTATCTCAATTTTATTAGTTGCTTCACAAATTAAACAAATTAACATTGACTACTACTGTAGTTTTAATGGTGCTAAAAAAATTCATTCTTGTTACTGTTTTATTGATGGCTTAACCACTAAACTCCCTGCCCAAGATAGTAGAAAAACTCAGGCTAAACATCAGTCAGCATTAAAAGCAATTCAAAGTTATATCAATGATGAATTAGTTAGTAAACCAAGAATATTTGACAAGGTTAAAAAATCTCAAATATTAGAAACTGAATTAAGTGCAAATAATAAAAAAGATGACAATTCAAATATTAAAGATTTTTCTCAATTTTTAACTAAAGCCATCGATGAAAATAACATAAACGATGAAATACTTACTCAAATTGATTCAAGAATAGATAAATTACAACCAAAAGATTTATATTATTTGTGGTTTAAAGCTAAAATTAATCGCTGGTTTGATGTCGATAGTCTTAACGCTGTATCGGTGTTAGTCGTGCGCTCACAATTAGATAATGTTACTATGGATTATCACATAGAATATGATCAAAAAAATGCTTGTTATATTGCTTCTTGTTATGTGGACGGTTTGACTTCTTCAGAAAGACAAGCAGATAAAAAAAAGATGAAAGCAAAACAAAAATCTGCTATGGCATATATCGAAAGTTATTTGCTTGATAATTTAACCCCAAATCCTGCATCTGTTAAACTAATTACTCAAAACTTAACAGAAAATGAATTAGTAGAATCAGAAAATAATGGTTTTGATGGAATGTCATGGTTAAACGATTTTTGCCAAAAATTAGGTATTGATTATCCTGAAGATGAATACTATAAAATTGCTAGTTTTTATCGTTGTGATCTTACTTGCCAATATGGCGGTAATATCTTAAAATCTCAGGGCTTTGGTAATAGTAAAAAAAATGCCCGACAATGCGCTTCCAGAGTAATGATCATTCAACATAATCTAACATCTATCGAATTTGATTTTTAAATCTGTAGGTTGGGTTAGCGACAGCGTAACCCAACAAAACCTCGCATCTTTATTTATTATCTTTGGTGGTGGGCAATGCCCACCCTACTTTTTCAGCGCCCTCCACCTTAACATCTAATGCTTAAAATTTGGGCTACCACAGCCATACTTTCTTGATAAAGAGTATCTTTGCCACCAGCTTGTAACTGTTGACTTAAAAGCTTTTCAGTTTCTTGATCAGCTAAAGATGTCACTTGTTGAATACGACAGGCTTGAGCGCCCCCCCCCGCTTCCATGCGCATACATCCTGTAGTTTCAGAACATAATACCGTACAACAATCAGCCTCCAAATTAGTAGAAGTCAACTTTAAACTAATTAAATCCCCTAAAACTTCACCCCAATCAGCCAGAGGGATTCCAGCTAATTCCGTTTTAATTTCCTTCCCTTCTGGATTGATAAAATTAATGGTAGTAATGTCATAATCTCCCGTTTGGTTATCATAATAAACTGGTTGCCAATCCAAACGACTGGCTAACCAAGCGAGATACATCAAGGCTTGAGTTTTATTGCCCTTTTCATAATCTACTATCACTTGATCTACTTCCCAAATAGCATTACGGCGCTCAGGGGGATCAAAAGCCTCCGCCGTCAACTCTTGCCAAGGAGAGAGTCTAGCCCAATTTAAGTCAATAACTGGCACATCGTGCTTAATAAAATCAGCAATGCGATTGATTTCTAAAGTCGGTTCAGTAAAAATGCTAGAGTCAATGATCAGGCGATCACATTCACCCCGTAACCGTTGAAACAGGGGATAATCAGGATCAATTCCAGCTTTCCACCAGACGTATTTAGGTAAATCAGGAATCATTAACTCGGAAATCACTCCAGCAATACGTTCTAAAGCGGAAGAAACCCCTGTAATAGTGATATACTCACAACAAATTAAGCTACTACTCGAACGTTTATTAATGGGGCAATAAGCCGATACTTGAACCTTAACCCCCTTATCTTCTCCCGTCGTAGGGCAAAGGGTAATGATGCGACAAGGATTGACAGAAGCAATAGCATCAGCCATACCAGCGCCCTCC harbors:
- a CDS encoding SpoIID/LytB domain-containing protein: MLLKNLFPFIPQNFKIIVPIVLLSSAPFAPVLAVDLQVGIVQRFGEEKEDQLTIRSTTEDQLQLIFKDISANNSDTSKTIRTNQVVLQIKPQTLSTGKIEERLILGDHATFETAEDDANRWRKLGIEVEITQPGRWQVWAKRDVYHNPLLKRLLLQTIKAEEKNEQVYIESSYLIEKPQVAFTVGEKTHQVTNLEITTAKNLVQVQDGKDGKNRLYGGKLIIQPNAYGDYTLVNKVDIETYLRGVVPHEIGGSAPLAAAEAQTIIARTYALRNTRRFVADNYQLCATTHCQVYYGIGETSPQSDRAINATRGLVLTYENELVDALYYSTSGGVTAPFSDTWNGNDRPYLKSVIDAPQPMWDLAKFPLNVEANLRRFISMKSGFNEDGRRLFRWDRSRSINDLNSDLRKYLERIRHPLVNFTTIENMTITKRSTSGRILELMVKTDLGVVSLKKNEVRSAFQPPISTLFYLEPVLSQNKKIEGYRFIGGGFGHGVGLSQFGSYNLANRGKNFRDILQFYYPGAKVEPLNDSIIWWQ
- a CDS encoding photosystem II manganese-stabilizing polypeptide, which codes for MRFRNLLIAFFMIFCIGFLSACSDNSAQAYDPNTTTYDEIVNTGLANKCPQISEFTRGTIDISVDQPLAVVDMCLEPQEYFVKEEPVSKRKEAEFIEGKILTRDTSSLEQIRGTIATNEEGVLTFQELDGIDFQIITVLLPGGKQVPFFFTIKKLTAETEPGFTSVNTSTDFVGDFKVPSYRGASFLDPKGRGLTSGYDNAVALPAGADNSDYLRSNLKQADTMEGEISLQITKVDSETGEISGVFESEQPSSTDLGAEEPEEVKIRGVFYARLEPQI
- the purD gene encoding phosphoribosylamine--glycine ligase — its product is MRILVVGNGGREHALTQKLLESPTVERVFCTPGNGGTAVLKKAENIAMAVDDFESILSLIKENFIDLVVVGPELPLSLGITDYLQEHNVKVFGPTKAGATIEASKSWAKALMKDAFIPTAEAETFQNLTLAQNYIKEKGAPIVIKADGLAAGKGVVVAMSEAEALEAVEELFAQNFSTVVIEEFLTGQEVSVLALCDGQTVIPLIPAQDHKQIGEGDKGANTGGMGAYAPTPLVNQDLLERITREILEPTLKALQGRGIDYRGVLYAGLMITPEGAPKTLEFNCRFGDPETQAVLPMLKTPLADVLLACAEQRLADFPPLEWHDGYAVCVVASSAGYPGSYDKGKVIFGIDTAQGRGALVFHAGTKLNSQGDLLTDGGRVLGVTSRGNDLATAINFAYDAIQYIDFEGIYYRRDIGHRVLKGQRNVEFRM
- a CDS encoding beta-glucosidase gives rise to the protein MLKSLSELSLKEKIGQLIIARTTGHLFDHQIQYPAWEATNQQLQTWLGEYNLGGVILLGGSAAEVKMRTSQLQQWANLPLLICTDIEEGVGQRFTGASCFPPPMALAQIAKTNLDLATKYAYEMGKITAQEALAIGINWILAPVTDVNNNPDNPVINVRAFGEDAPTVAQLTSAFIKGTQNYPILNTAKHFPGHGDTATDSHLTLPVITHGEGRLNNLELIPFEEAIKSGVDAIMTAHLLVNAYDSQKPATISPTILTNLLRQKMGFEGLIVTDALIMGGITQYASPPEVALSALVAGADILLMPENPPVIIDYLVEAVKKGDVSESRIDASVTKILQAKQKLSTSEKNSIPQNFNQISNKVALTIVNDILKQSNHLQGNIPIKPVAEGINIIIVDDVLNCDFLPRQTPAVILPQIKGYQTQIFDSRTFYLLEMVNFEQPFILQIFQRGNPFKGAVSLSHSSQKIYQKLLQSPQIQGVLLYGSPYLQSWVKQYIPSYLPFGFSYGQIEGAQKSLCKVMLQISTDDDIKTGEFM
- a CDS encoding DUF4327 family protein, with translation MQTIERVATQYSIDMIKDEVRHLVENGNVSRHQPIYILCQFIPAREWVYVECELEKCDFLLRDQIGDLIAHENWEND
- a CDS encoding RNB domain-containing ribonuclease, giving the protein MKANTTNRKFTPAHIAQAKEINLTPLLNQRPSVRGITIDDATTVDRDDGIWLEEKSNGNLELQVSITDIAEIVEINSPIDQEALKRVVTLYHTHPPTPMLPVNISTNLGSLNQGETRLTITVFFELSPQGEIISSRIEETKFHSLKAFSYKEVEEILRNPSNNQEELLLIKIQQIAQKFAKNRRGKSGTLTAEGYIDEDGNLIKNNINTQQLIAELMILTNTTIANLLAQEKIPAIYRTQDVGIADLTQAVKEMGHCLVPAIYEVEAKSHIGLGIKAYCHFTSPLRRFVDLVNHRIIKAFINNKKQPYQLEELIAIATEINDFYIQLKQSLENYLKTKHRQQQTAKYANISDQEIEQLSSEKFSELIEYTVIHGDINTLIIHLENRLKDLKPKDFYYLWFVGKLNLFFDVDNIDAISILLVASQIKQINIDYYCSFNGAKKIHSCYCFIDGLTTKLPAQDSRKTQAKHQSALKAIQSYINDELVSKPRIFDKVKKSQILETELSANNKKDDNSNIKDFSQFLTKAIDENNINDEILTQIDSRIDKLQPKDLYYLWFKAKINRWFDVDSLNAVSVLVVRSQLDNVTMDYHIEYDQKNACYIASCYVDGLTSSERQADKKKMKAKQKSAMAYIESYLLDNLTPNPASVKLITQNLTENELVESENNGFDGMSWLNDFCQKLGIDYPEDEYYKIASFYRCDLTCQYGGNILKSQGFGNSKKNARQCASRVMIIQHNLTSIEFDF
- the opcA gene encoding glucose-6-phosphate dehydrogenase assembly protein OpcA → MTTTPLVALQAPKDVDFESIDNELREIWLTYTGNTDGLAATRASTFSFLVYAPETTQPLLAALGFYTGPVDGIAGPRTSSAIKAAQKAYGFEPTGISTKELSARLQAEYMALQEEGKVNVRDESVLKQYSPDVEGAGMADAIASVNPCRIITLCPTTGEDKGVKVQVSAYCPINKRSSSSLICCEYITITGVSSALERIAGVISELMIPDLPKYVWWKAGIDPDYPLFQRLRGECDRLIIDSSIFTEPTLEINRIADFIKHDVPVIDLNWARLSPWQELTAEAFDPPERRNAIWEVDQVIVDYEKGNKTQALMYLAWLASRLDWQPVYYDNQTGDYDITTINFINPEGKEIKTELAGIPLADWGEVLGDLISLKLTSTNLEADCCTVLCSETTGCMRMEAGGGAQACRIQQVTSLADQETEKLLSQQLQAGGKDTLYQESMAVVAQILSIRC